The following proteins are encoded in a genomic region of Amphiura filiformis chromosome 11, Afil_fr2py, whole genome shotgun sequence:
- the LOC140164415 gene encoding uncharacterized protein: MARTIQTKGSECWKLWVNLLSLMLILVQLCHTCNAAIPNQGSTASGPDRVTGENSTTVKTLQGYGTQKDNPVPATVAYKMTHHHSSVAIIGAAMGTLLSIFLIAWCIYAKQFPTSKSGQALIRIKYTIQKRQPELNAYHSVQNCPENSVPV, translated from the exons atggcAAGAACTATTCAGACTAAAGGTTCAGAATGTTGGAAGTTATGGGTGAATCTGTTGAGCTTGATGTTAATTCTGGTGCAATTGTGTCATACATGCAACGCTGCAATACCAAATCAAG gaTCGACCGCATCTGGTCCAGACAGAGTTACGGGAGAAAACAGTACAACTGTGAAAACATTACAAGGATATGGAACACAAAAAG ATAATCCTGTACCTGCAACAGTAGCCTACAAGATGACACACCATCACTCCTCTGTAGCCATCATTGGAGCAGCCATGGGCACTCTTCTCTCCATCTTTCTTATAGCATGGTGTATTTATGCTAAGCAGTTTCCAACCTCTAAATCAGGACAGGCGCTCATCAGA ataaaataCACAATTCAAAAGCGACAACCAGAATTAAATGCATATCATTCAGTACAGAACTGTCCAGAAAACAGCGTACCAGTATGA